A DNA window from Luteolibacter luteus contains the following coding sequences:
- a CDS encoding DUF420 domain-containing protein, giving the protein MTEERKEWLSRAPQDALSKKLGIIAWVLTAAVLGLVGLMRTVRIPLPEGVSFTFLPPVHAVLNSLVAVALIIALVAVKQGKIALHRKAIFAAMGLSVAFLLCYVAYHFTTVETRYGGTGAMRGVYFFFLITHIVLAGVSLPFILFTFIAGWTNRFAAHRRLAKWVFPIWLYVAVTGPICYLMLKPYY; this is encoded by the coding sequence ATGACTGAAGAACGGAAGGAGTGGTTGTCCCGCGCGCCACAAGATGCGCTTTCGAAGAAGCTGGGAATCATCGCCTGGGTCCTGACCGCCGCCGTTCTCGGCTTGGTAGGGCTCATGCGCACGGTGCGGATTCCTCTGCCGGAGGGTGTCAGCTTTACTTTCTTGCCGCCGGTTCACGCGGTGTTGAATTCGCTGGTGGCGGTGGCTCTGATCATCGCGTTGGTGGCGGTGAAACAGGGAAAGATTGCCCTGCATCGGAAGGCTATTTTCGCTGCCATGGGTCTCTCCGTGGCTTTCCTCCTTTGCTACGTGGCCTATCACTTCACCACGGTGGAGACGCGTTATGGCGGCACGGGTGCGATGCGTGGCGTGTATTTCTTCTTCCTCATCACCCACATCGTGCTGGCCGGGGTAAGCTTGCCTTTCATCCTTTTTACCTTCATTGCGGGGTGGACGAATCGCTTTGCAGCGCACCGCCGCCTGGCAAAGTGGGTTTTCCCGATCTGGCTCTACGTGGCCGTGACCGGGCCGATCTGCTACCTGATGCTGAAGCCGTACTATTAG
- the rpmG gene encoding 50S ribosomal protein L33, whose protein sequence is MPRDIIILECTEARAEGKPPSRYVTTRNKKSLRTPGRLEKVKFNPSLQRRTVHRELR, encoded by the coding sequence ATGCCACGCGACATTATTATCCTTGAATGCACGGAAGCACGTGCGGAGGGCAAGCCCCCGTCCCGCTACGTGACCACGCGCAATAAGAAGAGCCTGCGCACGCCGGGCCGTCTGGAGAAGGTGAAATTCAATCCTTCCCTGCAGCGCCGCACCGTCCACCGCGAACTCCGCTAA
- a CDS encoding SCO family protein, translating into MNDRGKIAMIYGSVAVISAALIAGGIYLSSQVPDQPAPEIVPDFSDVGTPKEDAFMPIKADFAGVNQDGKQVKLSDLKGKVWVVSEFFAICPHCAVRNGVELKEIYDSFKDHPDFQMVCISVDPETDTHEKLQDYGKALTADSKNWWFVTHPNQQETHDYLEKTLGFFKVRERTDPLDRESNGRFAHDMGIMLVDREWNILGKWPLYDAKSEEGRRRDPHLYEKLKKELMDRIHEELDKNESAGIEHLDAETPEESADPQAINEPVKDD; encoded by the coding sequence ATGAACGACCGGGGAAAAATCGCGATGATCTACGGCAGCGTGGCTGTCATCTCTGCCGCACTGATCGCAGGCGGTATCTATCTGAGCAGCCAGGTGCCGGATCAACCGGCACCGGAGATCGTGCCGGATTTCAGCGACGTGGGCACTCCGAAGGAGGATGCCTTCATGCCCATCAAGGCGGACTTCGCCGGCGTCAACCAGGACGGGAAGCAGGTCAAACTCTCCGACCTGAAGGGGAAGGTTTGGGTCGTTTCCGAGTTCTTCGCCATCTGCCCGCACTGCGCGGTGCGGAACGGTGTGGAGCTGAAGGAGATCTACGACAGCTTCAAGGATCACCCGGATTTCCAGATGGTCTGCATTTCGGTCGATCCGGAAACGGACACGCACGAAAAGCTCCAGGACTACGGCAAGGCCCTGACGGCGGATTCCAAGAACTGGTGGTTCGTCACTCACCCAAACCAGCAGGAGACGCACGACTACCTCGAGAAGACCCTTGGTTTCTTCAAGGTCCGCGAGCGCACGGATCCGCTGGATCGCGAGTCGAACGGACGCTTCGCCCACGACATGGGAATCATGCTGGTGGACCGTGAATGGAACATCCTTGGCAAGTGGCCGCTCTACGACGCGAAGTCCGAAGAGGGCCGCCGTCGTGACCCGCATCTCTATGAGAAGCTCAAGAAGGAGCTGATGGACCGTATCCATGAAGAGTTGGACAAGAACGAGTCCGCGGGCATCGAACATCTCGACGCGGAAACGCCGGAAGAATCCGCCGATCCACAGGCCATCAACGAACCGGTAAAGGATGACTGA
- the hisD gene encoding histidinol dehydrogenase yields the protein MKILGYRDADYESFVKRLNRRALPTHDVRDLVADIIAEVAGQGDKALVAYAKRFDNVELNAKKLFITPEELADVKVAPSTKKAVAASLKNIIAFAKGGLRKDWSMINAEGARVGERFQPFDRVGVYVPGGKAPLVSTALMTAGFAKAAGVPEIIAATPCGPDGKVNPELLYALKAAGVTEILKIGGAQAIAALALGTKTVKPVDRLFGPGNRFVVEAKRQLFGAVSIDLLPGPSEVLIISDKTGNPDYIAADLLAQAEHGGDSVIGFITDSKALIGKVVKAVEKQLLTLNRAKYIKEVLKQGTFILNVRNMAEAVEISNAFASEHVSLICADEKKWLPQIRTAGAIYLGNNSPVAVGDFLAGPSHTLPTGGSGRSFSGLRADQFQRRTSIVKLDKKSVRKSLEVVQEFARIEGLDAHGRSTAIRVE from the coding sequence ATGAAAATCCTCGGATACCGCGACGCCGACTACGAGTCCTTCGTGAAGCGCCTGAACCGCCGTGCGCTGCCGACGCATGACGTGCGTGATCTGGTGGCCGATATTATCGCCGAGGTGGCAGGGCAGGGGGACAAGGCGCTGGTGGCCTATGCGAAGCGTTTCGACAACGTGGAGCTGAATGCGAAGAAGCTTTTCATTACGCCGGAGGAACTGGCTGACGTGAAGGTGGCTCCTTCCACCAAGAAAGCGGTGGCGGCCAGCCTGAAGAATATCATCGCCTTCGCCAAAGGCGGCCTGCGCAAGGATTGGTCGATGATCAATGCGGAGGGTGCCCGCGTGGGCGAGCGTTTCCAGCCCTTCGACCGTGTGGGCGTTTACGTCCCGGGCGGCAAGGCGCCGCTGGTTTCCACCGCGCTGATGACCGCCGGCTTCGCCAAGGCGGCCGGCGTGCCGGAGATCATCGCGGCCACACCCTGTGGTCCGGATGGCAAGGTGAACCCGGAGCTGCTCTATGCGCTGAAGGCCGCGGGGGTGACGGAGATCCTCAAGATCGGCGGTGCCCAGGCAATCGCCGCGCTGGCACTGGGCACGAAGACGGTGAAGCCGGTGGATCGTCTCTTCGGTCCTGGAAATCGCTTTGTGGTTGAGGCGAAGCGCCAGCTTTTCGGCGCGGTTTCGATCGACCTGCTGCCGGGGCCGAGCGAAGTGCTGATCATTTCCGACAAGACGGGTAATCCGGACTACATCGCCGCTGACCTGCTGGCCCAGGCCGAGCACGGTGGCGATAGCGTGATCGGTTTCATCACCGACTCGAAGGCGCTCATTGGCAAGGTGGTGAAGGCCGTGGAGAAGCAGCTCCTGACCCTAAATCGCGCGAAGTACATCAAGGAAGTGCTGAAGCAGGGAACCTTTATCTTGAACGTCCGCAACATGGCGGAAGCGGTCGAGATTTCGAATGCCTTCGCCTCCGAGCACGTCTCGCTGATCTGCGCGGATGAGAAGAAGTGGCTACCGCAGATCCGCACCGCGGGTGCGATCTACCTCGGCAACAATTCGCCGGTGGCTGTGGGCGATTTCCTCGCTGGTCCGAGTCACACCCTGCCGACCGGCGGTAGCGGCCGCTCGTTCTCCGGTCTGCGCGCGGATCAATTCCAGCGCCGCACCAGCATCGTGAAGCTCGACAAGAAGTCGGTGCGGAAGTCGCTGGAGGTCGTGCAAGAGTTCGCGCGGATCGAGGGGCTTGATGCGCACGGTCGCTCGACGGCGATCCGGGTGGAGTGA
- the pheA gene encoding prephenate dehydratase, translated as MNLDDIRKGIDEIDGKLLDLLSDRADLVHEVGLVKKRDGLQIYAPEREEALLRRLIERNKGRLPEKSIRAIYREIMSAALALEDDLKIAYLGPEASWTHQAAIKKFGHSVEYTPLHNFAEVFDQVARRRADYGVVPIENSTEGAVSHTLDLFVDSPLQICAQILLRIENCLAAAIPREQIKTLYSHPQALAQCRGWILKNFPEAHLIEVSSTTRAAQLAHEKAAEGAAAICSPLGAEMHGLEVLEQSIQDRATNTTRFLVIGEKTCPPTGKDRTSLLFAIHDRPGSLVRALQAFDQFHINMSKIESRPSKRKDWEYIFYVDLSGHCDDPVLKNGIEELEKHCSMVKLLGSYPDAGE; from the coding sequence ATGAATCTGGACGACATCCGCAAAGGCATCGACGAAATCGACGGCAAGCTTCTCGACCTCCTCTCCGACCGCGCCGATCTGGTCCATGAAGTGGGTCTCGTGAAGAAGCGGGATGGCCTGCAGATCTACGCTCCGGAGCGCGAGGAAGCGCTACTGCGCCGCCTGATCGAGCGCAACAAGGGCCGCCTGCCGGAGAAGTCGATCCGCGCGATCTATCGCGAGATCATGTCCGCGGCGCTCGCCTTGGAGGATGACCTGAAGATCGCCTATCTGGGCCCCGAGGCATCGTGGACGCATCAGGCCGCGATCAAGAAATTCGGCCACTCGGTGGAATACACGCCGCTGCACAATTTCGCCGAGGTCTTTGACCAAGTGGCCCGCCGCCGTGCCGACTACGGAGTGGTGCCGATCGAAAACTCCACGGAAGGCGCGGTCTCGCATACACTGGATCTCTTCGTTGATTCCCCGCTACAGATCTGCGCGCAGATTCTCCTGCGGATCGAGAATTGCCTCGCCGCCGCGATCCCCCGGGAGCAGATCAAGACCCTCTACTCCCACCCGCAGGCGCTCGCGCAGTGCCGCGGCTGGATCCTAAAGAACTTCCCGGAGGCTCATCTCATCGAGGTATCCTCCACCACCCGCGCCGCCCAACTCGCCCACGAGAAAGCCGCGGAAGGGGCGGCCGCCATCTGCAGCCCGCTGGGAGCGGAGATGCATGGCCTCGAGGTGCTGGAGCAATCGATCCAGGATCGCGCGACCAACACCACCCGCTTCCTCGTGATCGGCGAAAAGACCTGCCCGCCGACCGGCAAGGACCGCACTTCCCTGCTCTTCGCAATCCATGATCGCCCGGGCTCGCTGGTGCGCGCGCTCCAAGCCTTCGATCAATTCCACATCAACATGTCGAAGATCGAATCCCGTCCCTCGAAGCGGAAGGATTGGGAGTATATCTTCTACGTGGACCTCTCCGGCCACTGTGATGATCCGGTTCTGAAGAACGGCATCGAGGAACTGGAGAAGCACTGCTCGATGGTGAAGCTGCTGGGGTCTTATCCGGATGCGGGGGAATAA
- a CDS encoding TraR/DksA family transcriptional regulator: MADKKQPAKKAASAPEKKPAAKAAKPAPKAEAKKPAPAAKAKPEPEEVAAPAPAAAGPVKVSGFVLKQRQRLLDLRDELVDAMSGMTGEIRNAPEGSEASGSGMHQGDAGSDAYDRDFALSVLAKEQDALYEIEQALRRIDRGAYGICEMSGKAIPQARLEAIPFARLTVECQAQWEKEYGNRRFRPSNEVGFAGGNYQDDEDSETVSLDEDDD, translated from the coding sequence ATGGCAGACAAGAAGCAACCCGCGAAGAAAGCGGCATCCGCCCCGGAGAAGAAGCCCGCCGCAAAAGCCGCGAAGCCTGCTCCGAAGGCAGAAGCCAAGAAGCCCGCCCCCGCCGCCAAGGCGAAGCCGGAGCCCGAGGAAGTCGCCGCGCCAGCTCCTGCTGCTGCCGGCCCGGTGAAGGTCAGCGGATTTGTGCTGAAGCAGCGCCAGCGCTTGCTCGACCTGCGGGACGAGCTGGTGGACGCCATGTCCGGCATGACCGGTGAGATCCGCAATGCCCCGGAAGGCAGCGAGGCCTCCGGCAGCGGGATGCACCAGGGGGATGCGGGTAGCGATGCCTACGACCGCGATTTCGCCCTTAGCGTTTTGGCCAAGGAACAGGACGCCCTTTACGAGATCGAGCAGGCTCTCCGCCGCATCGACCGCGGTGCCTACGGCATCTGCGAGATGTCCGGCAAGGCGATCCCGCAGGCCCGCCTTGAAGCCATTCCTTTCGCCCGCCTGACCGTGGAATGCCAGGCCCAGTGGGAGAAAGAATACGGCAATCGCCGCTTCCGCCCGTCCAATGAAGTCGGCTTCGCCGGTGGTAATTATCAGGACGATGAAGATTCCGAAACGGTTTCGCTTGACGAGGACGACGACTGA
- the scpB gene encoding SMC-Scp complex subunit ScpB yields MELPSIVEALLTSSDEPLPAEEIARLVRARVAEAEDSRARKIEDGETPEELPEWLSSLATVSSDQIIVAIAKLNHDYETTGRAFFLMERAKGWKLFTRPSYGEFVRHLFPGRKPERLSGPAMETLAIIAYRQPITKGAIEAVRGVACDGMLQKLLDRELVRIGGRAELPGRPLLYETTELFYEHFGIRSVDDLPNATELRRVKLPEAPAESTGTVESQLALSATDAKSAENAE; encoded by the coding sequence ATGGAATTGCCATCGATCGTCGAAGCCCTCCTGACCAGTTCGGACGAGCCCTTGCCCGCCGAGGAGATCGCCCGTCTGGTGCGCGCCCGCGTGGCCGAGGCTGAAGATTCGCGCGCCCGGAAAATCGAGGATGGCGAAACACCCGAGGAGCTTCCCGAGTGGCTTTCCAGCCTCGCGACCGTGTCTTCCGACCAGATCATCGTGGCGATCGCGAAGCTGAATCACGACTACGAGACTACAGGCCGCGCCTTCTTCCTGATGGAGCGCGCCAAAGGCTGGAAGCTTTTCACTCGCCCGAGCTACGGCGAGTTCGTCCGCCACCTTTTCCCCGGCCGCAAGCCGGAACGCCTCAGCGGCCCGGCGATGGAGACCCTGGCGATCATCGCCTACCGCCAACCCATCACGAAGGGTGCGATCGAGGCGGTCCGCGGCGTGGCCTGCGATGGCATGCTGCAAAAGCTGCTGGACCGCGAGCTCGTGCGCATCGGCGGCCGCGCCGAACTTCCCGGCCGTCCCCTGCTCTACGAGACGACCGAGCTTTTCTACGAACATTTCGGCATCCGCAGCGTCGATGACCTGCCGAATGCCACGGAGCTCCGCCGCGTGAAGCTGCCGGAAGCCCCGGCCGAGTCCACCGGCACCGTCGAATCCCAGCTCGCCCTCAGTGCGACCGATGCGAAATCGGCAGAAAATGCCGAATGA
- a CDS encoding RCC1 domain-containing protein yields the protein MAAFLAALCFQPLAAEQGILATGNFGSFLLHDDGSVRAWGNNSGGQLGIGSLQHSPFPVGIAAIADDAIWIAAGDNHALAVKSDGSVVAWGGNTYGVLGDGTQTNRSVPVTVGGGLSGIVAASAGKSHSLALDGQGRVFAWGYNSTGQLGDGSTSTRLLPVRAGSLSGMTELSAGGSHSLALDGNGEVWAWGSNQYGQLGNGSGPASKVPVKINTLHDIIEICTAGDHSLALQSDGTAWAWGRNPSGALGTGNRTNSALPIALPLDGIVRIAAGWNRSMALDDEGVIWSWGARNFGVYGAGSYTESLAPVAESTAGETVDELSAGLQHSLALATGGDVLAWGDDAFGQLGSGLRRSRNLAEQVSGIGNIIDLDAGENFGVAVRSDGSVLAWGANTKGTLGEGFAGGDDFYPALVDGIGGVKSCSAGIGHALVAKSDGTAWTWGSNASGQLGDGSLSGRASPVQVSGLTAVKSVAGGLGFSLALLEDGTVRAWGDNSLGQLGDGSGDSSPLPVTVSGLNDVKEIHAGSDHALALKNDGTVWAWGDDSLGQLGTGGLPGSLPRQVSSLSGVISLATGINHSLALHGDGSVSSWGDSSGGKLGRTASGGSLSAKIPGLAGIRAVGAGENHSFAIGSGGSLQAWGVNYDGQLGDGSYANKAAPVSVPGAEGLRRVCGALGASFALKEDGKVLSWGSSNRGELADGYGPRLAPGIVFGVNSHWPTPDYSLSAFDGKSIPLGSSIQIGGVFQSTGAALEKVSFYSRGIFLAEDETDPFSWTYTPETWGDIEVNAVAVDANGSHSLAGSIVLHTPYDSDEDALPDDWEILQWGNLQNDADSDPDIDALSNLTEYQEGSDPKDFYNGVSRNLVLIGGNAQYAEVGAFSAEPLVFEVRRNGIPLANAPVWLEVTLSSPWLLSLVNDGSGLSTSIETRTGPDGRGQVYMKHGSLGAFNYLSIWASHFGIRRSGQTASATTQVRNIFPLGTLGRDATDAIDNRISGKDPLVAKPVYFTKDHGNAIYARNTNCWAHGLASQMSCISPWNSAGGDLRAGVAITRRHVLNAAHFPLNVGDTIRFVTASNAVVTRTIVSRVIHPNYVPVGVYLDFAVYTLNADLPPEIVPCKILPASFADKLGPLGVWSVPALALDQEEKALAMNWGGFVTQPNPSGGLRTWASFTKPTLPVFRAAFFEDVVVGDSGNPAFLVVNDSLVLVTVWGGGSIGTFVNPSIVDLNAMILAADLQAGTNTNLQVEVVDLSAYLPFSP from the coding sequence ATGGCGGCCTTCCTTGCGGCACTCTGCTTCCAGCCTTTGGCCGCGGAGCAGGGCATCCTCGCCACCGGAAACTTCGGCTCTTTCCTGCTGCACGATGACGGAAGCGTCCGCGCATGGGGGAACAACTCCGGCGGTCAACTGGGCATCGGATCCCTCCAGCACTCTCCCTTCCCGGTCGGGATCGCCGCCATTGCGGACGACGCGATATGGATCGCGGCCGGAGACAATCATGCGCTGGCGGTGAAGTCCGATGGCTCGGTTGTGGCCTGGGGTGGGAATACCTATGGCGTGCTGGGAGACGGCACCCAGACCAATCGCTCCGTTCCTGTGACCGTGGGTGGTGGGCTTTCGGGAATCGTGGCAGCCAGTGCGGGCAAGTCGCATTCCCTAGCCTTGGACGGTCAGGGCCGCGTGTTTGCCTGGGGCTACAACAGCACCGGCCAATTGGGAGACGGCTCTACTTCCACCCGCCTGCTGCCGGTGCGCGCTGGCAGCCTTTCCGGCATGACGGAGCTGAGCGCCGGCGGAAGCCATAGCCTCGCCTTGGACGGCAATGGCGAGGTGTGGGCCTGGGGCAGCAACCAATATGGCCAGCTTGGAAACGGCAGCGGTCCGGCGAGCAAGGTGCCGGTGAAGATCAATACCCTGCATGACATCATCGAGATCTGCACCGCCGGGGATCACAGCCTAGCACTCCAGTCGGATGGCACCGCCTGGGCCTGGGGCAGGAATCCATCCGGCGCGCTCGGAACCGGCAACCGCACGAACAGCGCGCTCCCCATCGCGCTCCCGCTCGATGGAATCGTCCGCATCGCCGCCGGGTGGAACCGCTCGATGGCGCTCGATGACGAGGGAGTGATCTGGTCCTGGGGTGCTCGCAACTTCGGCGTCTATGGTGCCGGCAGTTATACCGAATCGCTGGCACCGGTGGCCGAGAGCACGGCGGGCGAAACGGTGGACGAGCTTTCCGCGGGCCTGCAGCATTCGCTCGCGCTTGCCACCGGCGGGGATGTGCTGGCGTGGGGCGATGACGCCTTCGGCCAGCTCGGTAGCGGGCTCCGGAGATCGAGGAACCTCGCCGAGCAGGTGAGCGGTATCGGAAACATCATCGATCTTGATGCGGGGGAGAATTTCGGCGTCGCCGTGCGGTCCGATGGCTCGGTTCTGGCATGGGGTGCGAATACCAAGGGGACCCTCGGCGAGGGCTTTGCCGGGGGTGACGATTTTTATCCCGCGCTTGTCGATGGCATCGGCGGTGTGAAGTCCTGTAGCGCGGGGATCGGCCATGCGCTGGTGGCGAAGTCGGATGGCACGGCCTGGACCTGGGGATCGAATGCCTCCGGCCAATTGGGCGATGGCAGCTTGTCGGGCAGGGCCTCGCCGGTGCAGGTGTCCGGGCTCACGGCGGTGAAGTCCGTCGCCGGCGGGTTGGGCTTCTCGCTGGCCCTGCTGGAGGATGGTACGGTGCGGGCATGGGGAGACAACTCCCTCGGCCAGCTCGGGGATGGCAGCGGCGACAGTTCCCCGCTGCCGGTGACGGTTTCCGGTTTGAATGACGTGAAGGAGATCCATGCCGGGAGCGATCATGCGCTGGCCCTGAAGAACGATGGCACCGTGTGGGCGTGGGGCGATGACAGCCTCGGCCAATTGGGCACCGGCGGTTTGCCCGGATCGCTTCCGCGCCAGGTTTCTTCCTTGTCCGGGGTGATCTCGCTCGCCACGGGCATCAATCATTCCCTCGCCCTGCATGGTGATGGCAGCGTGTCCTCATGGGGCGATTCTTCCGGCGGCAAGCTCGGACGCACCGCTTCCGGAGGCAGCTTGTCGGCGAAGATTCCGGGCCTTGCAGGGATCCGCGCGGTAGGTGCCGGTGAGAACCATTCCTTCGCCATCGGCAGCGGTGGCAGCCTCCAGGCATGGGGCGTGAACTACGACGGCCAACTGGGCGATGGCAGCTATGCGAACAAGGCGGCACCGGTCTCCGTGCCGGGTGCGGAAGGACTGCGGCGCGTCTGCGGTGCCCTCGGAGCAAGCTTCGCCCTGAAGGAAGACGGCAAGGTCCTTTCCTGGGGCAGCAGCAACCGCGGCGAACTGGCCGATGGCTACGGGCCGCGCCTCGCTCCGGGGATTGTTTTCGGCGTCAATAGCCATTGGCCCACCCCGGACTATTCCTTGTCGGCCTTCGATGGGAAATCCATTCCCTTGGGCAGTTCCATCCAGATCGGGGGCGTTTTCCAATCCACCGGCGCGGCCTTGGAAAAAGTCTCCTTCTACTCGCGCGGGATCTTCCTCGCCGAAGATGAGACCGACCCCTTTTCCTGGACCTACACTCCGGAGACCTGGGGGGATATCGAGGTCAATGCCGTGGCCGTCGATGCGAACGGCTCGCATTCGCTGGCCGGTTCCATCGTCCTGCACACTCCCTATGATTCGGACGAAGATGCCCTCCCGGATGACTGGGAGATCCTCCAATGGGGCAACCTGCAGAATGATGCGGACTCGGATCCGGACATCGATGCCCTTTCGAATCTGACGGAATATCAGGAAGGGAGCGATCCCAAGGATTTCTACAATGGCGTATCACGGAATTTGGTTTTGATCGGCGGAAACGCACAATATGCAGAGGTTGGAGCCTTCTCGGCGGAGCCGCTGGTCTTCGAGGTCCGGCGAAATGGGATTCCCTTGGCGAATGCACCTGTGTGGCTCGAGGTAACCCTTTCCAGCCCTTGGCTTCTCTCGCTCGTAAATGACGGAAGCGGATTGAGCACCTCCATTGAAACCAGAACCGGTCCGGATGGTAGAGGGCAGGTCTATATGAAGCATGGAAGCTTGGGGGCGTTTAACTATCTCTCCATTTGGGCCAGTCATTTCGGAATAAGGAGATCGGGCCAGACCGCGTCTGCAACGACCCAAGTGCGCAACATTTTTCCTCTTGGAACGCTTGGTCGCGATGCCACCGATGCGATCGACAACCGGATCTCCGGCAAGGATCCCCTCGTCGCGAAGCCGGTATACTTCACGAAGGATCACGGAAACGCAATTTATGCCAGGAACACGAACTGCTGGGCTCATGGTCTTGCCTCGCAGATGAGTTGCATTAGCCCGTGGAACAGTGCCGGTGGCGATTTGAGAGCAGGGGTGGCGATCACAAGGCGCCACGTGTTGAACGCGGCCCACTTTCCTCTGAATGTTGGCGATACCATTCGCTTTGTGACGGCATCGAATGCGGTGGTGACCCGGACAATCGTGAGCAGGGTGATCCACCCGAACTACGTTCCAGTAGGTGTCTATCTGGACTTTGCGGTCTATACCTTGAACGCCGATCTTCCTCCGGAAATTGTTCCCTGCAAGATTCTCCCGGCATCCTTTGCGGACAAGCTAGGGCCTCTGGGAGTGTGGTCAGTGCCTGCGCTCGCGTTGGACCAAGAAGAGAAAGCATTGGCGATGAATTGGGGAGGTTTTGTGACCCAGCCGAATCCCTCGGGCGGCTTACGGACGTGGGCAAGCTTCACCAAACCCACCTTGCCCGTTTTCCGGGCTGCGTTCTTTGAAGATGTTGTCGTTGGAGATTCGGGAAATCCCGCCTTCCTGGTCGTCAATGATTCGCTAGTGCTAGTCACGGTTTGGGGCGGAGGCTCTATTGGAACCTTTGTCAATCCCAGCATTGTCGATCTCAACGCGATGATTCTAGCTGCGGATCTCCAGGCAGGAACCAATACAAACCTCCAGGTGGAGGTGGTGGATCTCAGCGCCTATCTTCCATTTTCTCCGTAA
- a CDS encoding PEP-CTERM sorting domain-containing protein (PEP-CTERM proteins occur, often in large numbers, in the proteomes of bacteria that also encode an exosortase, a predicted intramembrane cysteine proteinase. The presence of a PEP-CTERM domain at a protein's C-terminus predicts cleavage within the sorting domain, followed by covalent anchoring to some some component of the (usually Gram-negative) cell surface. Many PEP-CTERM proteins exhibit an unusual sequence composition that includes large numbers of potential glycosylation sites. Expression of one such protein has been shown restore the ability of a bacterium to form floc, a type of biofilm.), translated as MSVASPLVGSNDSVERRDGSLNFGGWGSRYTLDKYVSFTVTTEPGFEATLTHISFKSFEDEGVGSRNPAPGITSFTLAYRVDRGTWNFGETYYTIPRGEIVWDFQDIQTGGTVEFALFATADFPGADLSIDTLNVYGTVPEPSGAILAGLSGAVTLRRRRRN; from the coding sequence ATGAGCGTCGCATCCCCGCTGGTTGGCTCCAATGACTCCGTTGAACGGAGGGATGGCAGTTTGAATTTCGGCGGTTGGGGATCCAGATACACGCTCGACAAGTATGTGAGCTTCACGGTTACCACCGAGCCAGGATTCGAGGCCACATTGACCCACATCTCGTTCAAGAGCTTCGAGGACGAGGGCGTCGGCTCGCGCAATCCCGCTCCGGGGATCACCTCGTTTACCTTGGCCTACCGCGTGGACCGGGGAACTTGGAACTTCGGGGAGACCTACTACACAATTCCACGAGGTGAAATCGTCTGGGATTTTCAAGATATCCAAACGGGGGGAACCGTTGAGTTCGCCCTGTTTGCCACTGCGGATTTTCCGGGAGCGGATCTTTCGATCGATACGCTGAATGTTTACGGCACCGTGCCCGAGCCTTCGGGGGCGATCCTTGCGGGTCTTTCCGGTGCTGTGACCCTGCGTCGCCGGAGGAGAAACTGA